From the Oleiphilus messinensis genome, one window contains:
- a CDS encoding hybrid sensor histidine kinase/response regulator, which translates to MIKKTSHFFSASLAASTLLQFAIRITIVVLVVTGISYWHIFSSLKEQTYDGLKNYISERGQKESAIFSLAEDNHQTAKIAFSEFWLANQDQPATGFNRIFEPFPDGTTRIPQAVFDGVDRGDGSRSHSISGFVGPGAPVQENEFRQRLLMSYWLISRFGEAWGNRFPNFYITMPENVVIGYWPGLPWGLHAEADFNITTEEWFYVADKTHNPERESVWTGLYYDHTVDEWMVSCITPVDQDNRYLLNLGHDILLNSLFERTFNDRLEGTYNFIFRNDGRLIAHPEQTEALRKASGQLFIRDVDDPELNDMHTQIKAALVDNPDQVFLLNDQTNGNILAIAPINGPDWYFVTVYPKTLLTSVALKTAHFILWLGLISLAVEMIMLYLVFRKKVISPLTVFSRASDAITSGNYHLTEVEGMNGALNQHNEVGFLARTLERMATELLSYHEELERKVAERTEELHLATEEAKKADRAKSDFLARMSHEIRTPMNAILGMTRLALKSELSTKQRGYIEKIQISSDMLMGIINDILDFSKIAAGKLSLEKIPFNLHEVLDNISHVISLKVDTKGLEFIYHMDPNVPEELEGDPLRLGQVLINLANNAVKFTESGEVIISVSMLNRTEDSVELCFSVKDTGIGISKRDLQNLFSPFTQADGSVTRKYGGTGLGLAICSQLVEMMDGRIHVESLPGQGSEFIFTSQFGLAHPEESIRQFPLEMGNIKVLVVDDNETARTILINQIESFGLRVEEAASGREAINKLEAAAHRGHPFRLILMDWKMPEMNGIETTRRIKNIQGLGALPKILMVTAFGREEVMHLAEGAGLDGFLIKPVNASILFNTINSVLTTGEIKNNLKDGMPSGPSSKHGLDDIKGARILLVEDNALNREVALSFLEDSGVIVDIAENGVVAIEMIKTQPYELVLMDVQMPEMDGLTATRIIRSDSRFAQLPIIAMTAHAMSGDREKSLDAGMNDHLVKPVDPDQLNRLMAKWIETEQIKPNTGEKPALTNEARPNLPKRLPGIDIEGAIASTRNNHRLLLNLLQNFYTNYHRLPDNLAGFLEQNEKPEEECTLTPTKIADLAHTIKPLAIYFCAYRLAETAKEIEHVIRSNVADFSVQLIEFIAALREVTEGLANLPDPKPSPDTSSLPDKNKGLSILKQMKLLLQADDASAENLLRELYICLPEPEYLPYLEKLEFYIEDVEYGSALTIIKAITEALAEKVT; encoded by the coding sequence ATGATAAAAAAAACAAGTCACTTTTTTTCAGCATCACTTGCTGCCTCCACGCTCCTCCAGTTTGCAATCCGGATAACGATTGTGGTTCTCGTTGTTACCGGAATCAGTTACTGGCATATTTTCAGTAGCCTGAAAGAACAAACTTACGATGGGCTGAAAAACTATATTTCGGAACGCGGGCAGAAAGAGAGCGCCATTTTCAGTTTGGCAGAGGATAACCACCAGACCGCCAAAATCGCGTTTAGCGAGTTCTGGTTAGCAAACCAGGATCAGCCAGCGACGGGCTTTAATCGAATATTTGAACCCTTCCCGGACGGCACCACCCGAATCCCGCAGGCCGTGTTTGATGGTGTCGACCGGGGTGATGGCAGTCGCAGTCACTCCATATCCGGATTCGTCGGCCCCGGCGCCCCGGTACAGGAAAATGAATTCCGGCAACGTCTGTTGATGTCATATTGGCTCATCTCCCGGTTTGGCGAAGCTTGGGGGAACCGCTTTCCAAACTTTTACATCACCATGCCGGAAAATGTTGTGATTGGTTACTGGCCAGGGCTTCCATGGGGTTTGCATGCGGAAGCTGACTTTAATATAACGACTGAAGAATGGTTTTATGTCGCGGACAAAACCCATAATCCCGAACGAGAATCGGTCTGGACGGGACTTTACTATGATCACACTGTCGATGAGTGGATGGTCTCCTGTATCACGCCGGTAGATCAGGATAACCGCTATCTGCTCAACCTCGGCCACGATATCTTGCTCAACAGTCTATTCGAACGAACCTTTAATGATCGCCTGGAAGGCACCTATAATTTTATTTTTCGAAATGACGGTCGCCTGATTGCCCACCCGGAACAGACCGAAGCGCTGCGTAAGGCTTCAGGCCAACTGTTTATTCGAGACGTTGATGACCCCGAACTCAACGACATGCACACACAGATCAAAGCGGCGTTAGTCGATAATCCGGATCAGGTGTTTCTTCTGAATGACCAGACCAACGGCAATATCCTTGCGATTGCCCCCATCAATGGCCCCGACTGGTACTTTGTCACAGTCTATCCCAAGACACTCCTGACATCGGTGGCGCTCAAAACAGCTCACTTCATCCTCTGGCTCGGACTGATCTCCCTCGCAGTAGAGATGATTATGCTGTATCTGGTTTTCCGGAAAAAAGTGATTTCCCCGCTGACCGTGTTTTCACGCGCTTCTGATGCAATCACCAGTGGTAATTATCACCTTACAGAGGTGGAGGGGATGAACGGGGCGCTGAACCAGCATAATGAAGTCGGTTTCCTTGCGCGAACACTGGAGCGCATGGCGACTGAGTTGTTGAGCTACCACGAGGAACTGGAACGCAAGGTCGCCGAACGCACTGAAGAGCTGCACCTTGCAACAGAGGAAGCGAAAAAAGCCGATCGGGCCAAATCCGATTTTCTGGCACGGATGAGCCACGAAATCAGAACTCCTATGAATGCCATTCTGGGGATGACCCGCTTGGCGCTGAAATCTGAACTCTCCACCAAGCAAAGGGGTTACATTGAAAAAATTCAAATATCCTCTGACATGCTGATGGGTATTATCAATGACATTCTGGACTTCTCAAAAATTGCTGCCGGAAAACTGTCACTGGAAAAAATCCCCTTCAATTTACACGAAGTTCTGGACAATATTTCCCATGTTATTTCGTTAAAAGTCGACACCAAGGGCTTGGAATTCATTTACCACATGGACCCCAATGTACCGGAAGAGCTTGAAGGCGATCCGTTACGTTTAGGTCAGGTTCTCATAAATCTCGCAAACAACGCAGTAAAATTCACAGAAAGCGGTGAAGTCATCATTTCCGTTAGTATGCTTAACCGCACGGAAGACAGTGTCGAGCTTTGTTTTTCAGTGAAAGATACGGGTATCGGCATCTCGAAGCGGGATCTGCAAAATCTGTTTTCACCTTTCACCCAGGCCGATGGTTCCGTGACCCGAAAATATGGTGGTACCGGTTTGGGGCTGGCAATTTGCAGCCAGTTGGTTGAAATGATGGATGGACGAATCCACGTTGAAAGTCTTCCCGGTCAGGGCAGTGAATTTATTTTTACCTCGCAATTTGGCTTGGCACATCCAGAAGAATCCATCAGACAATTCCCTCTTGAAATGGGTAACATCAAAGTTCTGGTTGTTGATGACAATGAAACCGCCCGAACCATTCTGATCAATCAGATTGAGTCCTTTGGCCTAAGGGTTGAAGAGGCTGCCAGTGGGCGGGAAGCCATTAACAAACTCGAAGCGGCCGCCCACCGGGGTCATCCATTCAGGTTGATTCTGATGGATTGGAAAATGCCGGAAATGAACGGAATCGAAACCACCCGGCGCATCAAAAACATTCAGGGTCTGGGGGCGTTGCCCAAGATACTCATGGTTACGGCATTTGGCCGCGAAGAAGTCATGCATCTGGCGGAAGGCGCGGGGCTTGACGGTTTCCTGATCAAACCGGTCAATGCATCCATCTTGTTCAATACCATTAACAGCGTACTCACCACCGGTGAAATTAAAAACAACCTTAAAGACGGGATGCCTTCGGGGCCATCAAGCAAACATGGCCTGGATGACATCAAGGGGGCACGTATACTGCTGGTAGAAGACAATGCACTGAATCGCGAGGTGGCGTTGTCATTCCTTGAGGACAGCGGTGTCATTGTTGATATTGCCGAAAATGGTGTAGTGGCAATTGAAATGATCAAAACACAACCCTACGAGTTGGTCTTGATGGACGTGCAAATGCCGGAAATGGATGGCTTAACCGCTACCCGGATTATAAGAAGCGATAGCCGGTTTGCACAGCTACCGATTATTGCGATGACCGCCCATGCGATGTCCGGCGACCGGGAAAAAAGCCTGGATGCGGGTATGAATGATCACCTGGTGAAGCCCGTTGACCCGGATCAACTGAACCGTTTAATGGCAAAATGGATCGAAACCGAACAGATTAAACCAAATACCGGTGAAAAACCGGCATTGACCAACGAGGCCCGGCCAAACCTGCCGAAAAGGCTACCGGGCATTGATATTGAAGGCGCAATCGCAAGCACCCGAAACAATCATCGCTTGCTGCTCAATTTGTTGCAAAACTTCTATACAAACTATCACAGACTTCCAGACAATCTCGCCGGATTCCTGGAACAGAACGAAAAGCCCGAAGAAGAGTGCACACTTACCCCCACGAAAATCGCCGACTTGGCACACACCATCAAACCGCTCGCGATCTACTTCTGCGCTTACCGGCTGGCCGAGACGGCAAAGGAGATTGAACACGTTATTCGCTCCAATGTTGCGGACTTTAGTGTCCAACTGATCGAGTTTATCGCGGCCCTTCGTGAAGTCACGGAAGGCTTGGCTAATTTGCCAGACCCGAAGCCGAGCCCGGATACCAGCTCACTTCCCGACAAAAACAAAGGACTCTCCATTCTTAAACAGATGAAATTACTGCTGCAAGCCGACGATGCCAGCGCAGAAAACCTGCTACGAGAACTTTACATCTGTCTGCCGGAACCGGAATACCTGCCCTATCTGGAGAAACTGGAATTTTATATCGAGGATGTTGAGTATGGCTCTGCTTTGACTATCATTAAAGCGATAACCGAAGCACTCGCAGAGAAGGTTACCTGA
- a CDS encoding MgtC/SapB family protein encodes MDLQTNDLIGLSIALALGLLIGIQRGWTLRNKAAGERVAGVRTYTLVGLLGGVCAMLSRSYGQWIVIATLLGLAAVICTAYYRSKSQSNDLSITSLIGTLLTFLFGVLAVEGYWTTAACTAVITALILDNKQEIHGLLTKLQDNELDAALKLLLISVVMLSLLPNEGFGPWQAFNPYEIWWMVVLIASISFIGYFAVRIGGASRGILFTSLFAGLSSSTALTLHYAKMAKDNPNHSNLLASGILAACGTMFPRLLIVCTLINNELGNALLIPGIAMMILTYIPALYMWINFKAPLNDAVELKQNPLEMLAALGFAIVLLVIILLSHLLNETFGDTGIYILAMISGITDVDAINLTLSRQAGNSITLETATIAILIAAAVNSVVKAFMAGLFSGRNLFKPVTLPLTIAVAGGLSVALLLS; translated from the coding sequence ATGGACCTGCAAACAAACGACTTGATCGGCCTCAGCATAGCATTGGCACTCGGCCTGCTCATCGGCATTCAACGCGGTTGGACATTACGCAATAAAGCCGCTGGCGAGCGGGTCGCGGGGGTGCGAACCTATACTCTGGTCGGCCTGCTGGGCGGTGTTTGTGCCATGTTGAGTCGATCCTACGGTCAGTGGATTGTGATTGCCACGCTCCTGGGGTTAGCCGCAGTGATCTGCACAGCCTATTATCGCAGCAAAAGCCAGAGTAATGACCTCAGTATCACCAGCTTGATCGGCACGTTGCTGACGTTCCTGTTCGGGGTATTGGCCGTTGAGGGCTATTGGACTACTGCAGCCTGCACAGCAGTGATAACCGCACTCATTCTGGACAACAAGCAAGAGATACACGGTTTACTCACCAAACTTCAGGATAACGAACTGGATGCAGCCCTGAAACTGTTGTTAATTTCAGTGGTCATGCTCTCATTGCTGCCAAATGAAGGGTTTGGCCCCTGGCAGGCCTTCAATCCCTATGAAATATGGTGGATGGTGGTGCTCATCGCCAGCATCTCGTTCATCGGTTACTTCGCGGTACGCATTGGCGGCGCTTCCCGGGGAATATTATTTACCAGCCTGTTTGCCGGTTTGAGTTCTTCAACCGCCCTCACCCTGCACTATGCCAAAATGGCAAAAGACAATCCGAATCACAGCAACCTGCTGGCGAGCGGCATTCTTGCAGCATGCGGAACCATGTTCCCCCGACTGCTTATCGTCTGCACGTTAATCAATAACGAACTGGGCAATGCCTTACTCATTCCGGGTATCGCCATGATGATACTCACCTATATTCCTGCGCTGTACATGTGGATAAATTTTAAAGCACCGTTAAATGATGCGGTCGAACTGAAACAAAATCCTCTGGAAATGCTCGCCGCACTTGGTTTTGCCATCGTATTACTGGTTATCATCCTGCTTTCACACCTGTTAAATGAAACGTTTGGAGATACAGGCATCTATATTCTGGCGATGATCTCCGGCATCACCGATGTGGATGCGATCAATCTCACCCTCTCACGCCAGGCGGGTAATTCAATAACCCTCGAAACAGCGACCATCGCAATACTCATAGCAGCAGCGGTGAATAGCGTCGTTAAAGCCTTCATGGCCGGGTTATTCAGTGGTCGAAACCTGTTTAAACCGGTAACACTGCCATTGACTATTGCTGTCGCGGGCGGCCTGAGCGTTGCACTGTTATTATCTTGA